The Strigops habroptila isolate Jane chromosome 14, bStrHab1.2.pri, whole genome shotgun sequence genomic sequence gggggtgcAGGAGGTGATGCTCAGCCCCTCTGGGCATGGCCATGGCTTTGGTCTTGTGTAGCGGTGCCAGCTCCAGGACGGGTCGATGGGGCAGTGGAGAGTGGGGGCTCCCTGgatgcagccccagcagcactgcaccaatCCCAGTTATCCCAGTGCTTGGTTGTGGGGACGGGGCACAGGGAGAGTGCGGGGGCTGCCGGCGGCAGGAGCTGCACAGCGAGGGGGCTTGGGGGCAGCGGTGGGGATGGTCCCTGCCGaagggctgctggaggagcacGGCTGCCCCCGGGAGCTGCCGGTGCCAGTGTCGCCCGCCGAGCACCGGAGCTCTTCCCGAGCGGGCAGCACGGAGGGGCCATGGGCTGACGCCGGGGCCGCCGCTGATTGGGTCCCATCCCACTCCCGTCAGACGCTGGGATGACGCAGGCGGctgtggcagcacagcctgtggCTCCCGCGCAGGCTGAGCAGGgcctggtgctggtgctgccatcACCCTCCCCACGGCGCTGCCATCGCCCTCCCCACAGCACTGCCATGCACTGGGGCAGCCCTGGCATCCGCCACTCCACATCGCTCCAGCCTCCGCATCACCACAGGGTGCCCTGCTCCACTGCTGGTGGGTGCCCAGCGAGGCCGGGCGAtgctgggcaggcagcgggcAGTGCTGGCACTGGCAGCCATCCCCTCCACTCAgctggctgccagcagccccagagAAGGAAGCTTTGTTCCCTGCCCATTCAGCTCAGCAGAGGCCCCCACAAGAGACATCCCCATGTGTTTATGGCACTGGGTGATGCTATTTGCCCCCAGCTTTGCTCCCAGAGCTTCACTGTAGCCCTGGTctgtccctgctcattgtagGCTCATTGCCCAGCCAGGGGGAGCATCGTGGGGTCTGCTGGGGACCTTCCTCGTTGCCAGTTTCATGGAGGGTCTGTCCAGGCCAGTGGTGGGTGATGTAGCCGATGACGTTGATATTTGGTGAGGTCCACTACCGGTTTCTGGGCACTGGGGGGTTCCTCCATCCGTCGGCCCTGCCTCCTGGTCCCAGGGATCCCAGCCGGGCTCTCCTCAGGGACTCCCCGCTGCGATCCCTGCGGATTGCCCTGCTCGCGCTCCGGCTCCtggctggcacagagcagcttgGCTGCGCTGCTGGGGTCTTGGCGGGGAAAGCGCAGCGCAGCCGTCCCCTCCACAAAGCCGCACTGTTCAGAACAAATCCGCCTAGAATTGGGCTGCATTTTTGTCAAGTGATTCATCAGCACGTGAATGGAAAAGGCTGGAGCCCACTGAACCAGTAACCATTCCCCGCGCCTGGAGCCGTGGGGCTGGAGTCAGTGTGCAGCTCTCCGGCTCCGTTGCATCCAAGTTCTGCCGCAGACACGGAGCCGGGGAGAGCCGGGGGTCGCAGCAGCCGCTGGGTCGGGACGAGGGGCGGCCCGTGCCTACAGTGAGCCGCTGGCAGATTAGCGGGTGCAGGTGTGGCAGCACGGACCAAGGCAGCATGTGCCGagtggagctgctccagcctggggcagggaccagggcagggatgtgccctgctgcctgctgcaggcagggatgcaggggcTGCCCGTTTGGCTGAGATACTGCCGGCATGCCCAAGGCCCATCCCCAGGGACGGGAGCTTGGCTGGGAAAGCCATCGGTGCAGCGCCGGTACCTGCAGGCTCTGAGTCTGCCTGTCCCGCACTGGGTGAGTGCCCACATTGGCCCGGAGTGGCTGTTTTGGGAGGTCTTTTCTTGGCCCCTGCTCGTGCTGGTGGCCACCTTCTCCTTTCCAGAGTGAGCTCAGTTGGCACTTACGGTGCCCACATGGGGCCGTGCCCCCCTGACCTTCAGCTTAAATAGCCCATACGCGTGCCCCCGCACCCATGGTATTTATAGAGCACGGTCAGGTTCCCTCTCCTTGCCGTGCCATTGGTGCCGCGCCCTGCGTGTCCCCGGCTGCTCCCACCCCATCATGTAGTGGGGGACACGTGATGGGTCCCCAACTTGGCTGACGCCGCTGCCCTGGCCAAAGCATGGCTCCCCATTCCCTATCCCACCTGCAcggggagcagggctggcagtgcGCTGGGGTGCCCCGAGGGATGGGGAGCTGGCTCCCATGGGATGGTGGTACCCTCAGCAGTGTGGGGAGCGCTGCAAGCCCTTGCCCTGCATCAGGCCCCCGAGggtgctgagcaggagctgcggctctggggctgctgctgtcccctgcGCTGTCGgtgctgcctggggctggctgtgAGCCCGGGTCCCCACGCCGGTGGAaggagccaggcagggctgggagccaTGGGGCTCGGTGCAGGGGTTCAGGCCACCACAGGCAGCACCGAACCAGCTGCTGTGTCCCAAGCCGGTGAGTAAGGgtgagctggctgctgcctgccctgcgGGTCACTGCCATGTGCCGAGCACACACATGCTGGTTCCTCTATctctgagctgtgctggcagagtGACCACCAGGACCCTTCCATGGCAGAGCTGTCCCCATGTCTCTGTCCCCAGGTCACTGTCCCCTGGCTCCGGGGTGCTGTGGCCTCACTGGCTCTGGGGCACCTGACCTTGTCCGGTGGCACCGAGCACTGAGACTGCCCTGGGGCCACTTGGAGCCGGGAGGGCTCTTGCCTTTGGCTGGGACCTCGCTGCCTGCCCTCACCGGGCTGTGTTTTTTCCACTGCCTCGGCCCTCGGTGTGCCTGGGTTATCTTTGCAGGCAGTGAGGGCAGgaagcagcactggcagccCCTGGCCCCGGCGGATGCGGTTTCTGTGCCTGcctggcagggagctgcagccagagcatcACCGTGGTGGATCAGGGACCCCTCTGTGCTGGGACGGGGACCCTGGCATGAGCTGCCTGTGCAGCACTTGGTGGGCAGTGCTGGTACCTGTGCTGGCTGTGGTGAACAGCCAGGATGGTGCCTTGGGAATGCGGCTCCCAACCTCCCTCTGCACCCAGAGGTGACCCTCCAAATAGCTCGCTCTGCCCTTttctgctccagcctggccaggCCATGCAGGCATTTGGCTGGGGCCCTTATCAGAGACAGGTTTAATTAATGACAGTGGGACAAATACTGTGGAGCTCTAGGACGCTGCTGGCAGGTTTTAGCTGTCCTGGTGCGATCTGTGTGACGGGCATGAGCCCAGGGAGGGCCAGCCTGAACCCATGGGTCTGGCAGCAGCTGGGCAGAGCCCGGGCCAGCGCTGGCCAAGGGTGACCGGGTGATACTGGGGTGACCTTTCCTTATCACCCACCATGAGGGTGCTGCTGCAGCGCTGCCCATCACCATCCCGTGTGTGCCAGAGCCCCGTCCGTCTGGGGACAGCGTGTGGCAGCGGCTCTGCGGCGCGGGGCAGCAGCGCTGGCTTCGAGGGTGGGAGCCACGGTGGGATGGGGCGGGTGAGCGGGGCGCTGTGGCCACCCCTGCTGACTCCAGCACCTGTCCATTGCAGTGATCCGAGCAAAGGCCATGTCTGCCAAAGAGGTGGATTCGGGGAATGACATATATGGGAATCCGATCAAACGAATCCAGTATGAAATCAAGCAGATCAAGGTAAGGGGGCACATCggggcaggaggctggaggggGGACAGGGCAGCCTCCATGGCAGCCGCTCACTCCTGCGCCTTCTCCGCAGATGTTCAAGGGCCCTGACAAGGACATAGAGTTCATCTACACGGCTCCATCCACCGCCGTGTGCGGCCGGCTGCTGGACACCGGCGGGAAGAAGGAATATCTCATTGCAGGTGGGTGGCCGCAGGGAGAGCTCTCGGGGGACATTGGTGGCAGTGGTGGCCCTGTGGCCTCCTGAGACACCCGTGATGTGTGAATGgccccctcccttcctcctgctcccaccaccaGCCCTCAGTGCTGGATTGCAGCAGGGTTCAGCCGCGCCCCGGGCCGGGCTGAGCCCCAGCAGCCTGAGTCAGCACCAGGTCCCAGGGTGTCTGGGGGGACCCTCTGAGCTGTCTCTGGCCTCTCCACAGGCAAGTCAGAGGGCAATGGCAAGATGCACATCACGCTCTGCGACTTGGTCTCCACTTGGGACTCACTGAGCCCGACCCAGAAGAAGAGCCTAAACCAGCGGTACCAGATGGGCTGCGAGTGCAAGGTGAGCGGCCAGGCTGCCCCAGGGTGGGAAGGGGCTCCACCAAGAGATGCTCTTCCCATCCTTCAAGAGTGATGctgtgcagggagctgggagatACTGGAGGTAACAGGAAGGGCATCCGAGTCTCTGGCTCTCTCCAGCTGGGAACCAGGGCCCGCACTCAGGGGTTCCCTCAGTCTGCCCACATCAGGGTCACATCCCTAACAtgccctgcagggaaggggcagcc encodes the following:
- the TIMP2 gene encoding metalloproteinase inhibitor 2; protein product: MPAALPSLLAWLFVLLLGRARPADACSCSPIHPQQAFCNADVVIRAKAMSAKEVDSGNDIYGNPIKRIQYEIKQIKMFKGPDKDIEFIYTAPSTAVCGRLLDTGGKKEYLIAGKSEGNGKMHITLCDLVSTWDSLSPTQKKSLNQRYQMGCECKISRCLSIPCFVSSSDECLWTDWAMEKNNVDGRQAKHYACIKRSDGSCAWYRGMAPPKQEFLDIEDP